From Verrucomicrobiia bacterium, one genomic window encodes:
- a CDS encoding pilus assembly protein N-terminal domain-containing protein, with translation MKKMQWRGVGIIAVLLAGLLVISDVRAEQQTVQVSVGESVVVPSENVSKIALADPSIADVVNLSDKELSIIGKKAGVTTLTIVKNDNSATLMYRIEVGNDAAAVTIRQMIGNNNINVHAIGDALVLDGKVNDEIEAQRAALIAGAYKAQVVNLLEVTKPRQIKVRIRIAEVNTEAIKNIGFQWFGPQGQVQYAMQYIGGGSIVNGFIPTASEFGSAGSSITPTTVTLTMLLDMLITKSYGRLLSEPTLVTFSGKEASFLVGEEIPIIQQLPQSFTVEFKEVGVRMKIKPTADSENRINTTIHAEVSQVIGTGANSIPIIGAKTADTTLQVNDGQTIVIGGLLENNVNRDVLRKLPWLAEIPVIGALFRDKQFDQSKREVLFFMTPEVIKDIDVDMASAPKTPGLQHWVTTWNKGKMIEPPDKKDDWGLHNPQHMGFPVNDEDSVKPAKKAAKPAASAAPATKPASTAKPATAQPAATAPTVATPPVAAQPATGTPAQEPSTNYSPSRPAE, from the coding sequence ATGAAGAAGATGCAATGGAGGGGAGTGGGGATTATCGCGGTGCTGTTGGCCGGGCTATTGGTGATTTCCGACGTCCGCGCTGAACAGCAAACCGTCCAGGTGAGTGTTGGTGAGTCCGTAGTGGTTCCGAGCGAGAACGTCTCGAAAATTGCCCTGGCCGATCCGTCCATCGCGGACGTCGTCAATCTGTCCGACAAGGAACTCAGCATTATCGGCAAGAAAGCCGGTGTCACCACCCTGACGATTGTCAAAAACGATAACTCGGCAACCCTGATGTATCGTATTGAAGTCGGCAACGACGCGGCAGCGGTCACCATCCGCCAGATGATCGGAAACAACAACATCAACGTCCATGCAATTGGCGATGCGCTGGTGCTTGACGGGAAGGTGAACGACGAAATCGAAGCGCAGCGCGCGGCGCTGATCGCCGGCGCTTACAAGGCGCAAGTCGTCAATCTTTTGGAAGTCACGAAGCCCCGCCAGATCAAGGTCCGCATCCGCATCGCGGAGGTAAATACAGAGGCCATCAAGAACATCGGTTTCCAATGGTTTGGACCGCAAGGCCAGGTACAGTACGCCATGCAGTATATCGGCGGCGGATCGATCGTGAATGGCTTTATCCCGACCGCCAGCGAGTTTGGCTCCGCGGGAAGCTCGATCACCCCGACCACCGTGACATTGACGATGCTGTTGGATATGCTGATCACAAAGAGCTATGGACGCTTGCTTTCGGAGCCCACCCTGGTGACCTTTAGTGGGAAGGAAGCGAGTTTCCTCGTCGGCGAAGAGATTCCCATCATCCAGCAATTGCCCCAGTCGTTCACGGTCGAATTCAAGGAAGTCGGCGTGCGCATGAAGATCAAACCCACGGCCGACAGCGAAAACCGGATTAACACGACCATTCATGCGGAAGTCAGTCAGGTGATCGGCACGGGTGCGAATAGCATTCCGATTATCGGTGCCAAAACGGCCGATACCACGCTGCAAGTCAACGACGGGCAAACCATCGTGATTGGTGGTTTATTGGAAAACAACGTCAATCGCGACGTGCTGCGGAAGCTGCCCTGGCTGGCTGAGATTCCGGTCATTGGCGCGCTGTTTCGCGACAAACAGTTCGACCAATCCAAGCGAGAAGTGCTGTTTTTCATGACACCGGAAGTGATCAAGGACATCGACGTTGACATGGCCAGTGCCCCGAAGACCCCTGGATTGCAGCATTGGGTTACGACATGGAACAAGGGAAAGATGATCGAGCCGCCGGATAAGAAGGATGACTGGGGCTTGCACAATCCTCAGCACATGGGCTTTCCTGTGAATGACGAGGATTCCGTGAAGCCGGCCAAGAAAGCAGCCAAACCGGCGGCCAGTGCGGCACCGGCCACGAAGCCTGCGTCGACAGCAAAACCGGCGACGGCGCAGCCGGCAGCGACTGCACCGACAGTGGCAACACCGCCCGTTGCAGCCCAGCCGGCAACCGGCACCCCGGCCCAGGAGCCATCGACAAACTATTCTCCGTCCCGACCGGCGGAGTAA